The Paeniglutamicibacter sulfureus genome includes a region encoding these proteins:
- a CDS encoding TetR/AcrR family transcriptional regulator, protein MSSHPKDVTATDRERAKAQRREDLLSEATRLFAIHGYAGVSLEDLGAACGISGPAVYRHFSGKPAVLIALLVGVSQDLLDGGREVAATGDTAAETLKRLIAFHTDFALARPDIIQVQDRNLETLPAPELQLVRKLQREYIALWTEQLHRIHPQETNAVIRFRAHAAFGLLNSTAHSAHSPRTSKAGLRRLLNQMAASALFTPVG, encoded by the coding sequence GTGAGTTCACATCCCAAGGACGTCACGGCGACCGACCGCGAACGCGCCAAGGCGCAGCGACGCGAAGACCTACTGTCCGAGGCAACCCGGCTCTTTGCCATCCACGGCTACGCTGGGGTCTCGCTCGAGGACCTCGGGGCCGCCTGCGGCATCAGCGGCCCCGCCGTATACCGCCACTTTTCGGGAAAGCCGGCGGTCCTCATTGCCTTGTTGGTGGGGGTCAGCCAGGACCTTCTGGACGGCGGCCGGGAGGTTGCCGCCACCGGCGACACCGCCGCCGAGACGTTGAAGCGGCTGATTGCCTTCCACACGGATTTCGCGTTGGCCCGTCCGGACATCATCCAGGTCCAGGACCGGAACCTGGAAACCCTGCCGGCCCCCGAACTGCAATTGGTGCGCAAACTGCAGCGCGAATACATCGCCCTGTGGACCGAGCAACTGCACCGGATCCACCCGCAGGAGACCAACGCCGTCATCCGCTTCCGGGCCCACGCCGCCTTCGGATTGCTCAACTCAACAGCGCATTCCGCGCACTCCCCGCGCACCTCCAAGGCGGGATTGCGCAGGCTGCTGAACCAGATGGCGGCATCCGCCCTGTTCACACCGGTAGGCTAG